From a single Prosthecobacter sp. genomic region:
- a CDS encoding methionine adenosyltransferase, giving the protein MPKITVETLNQTPGEQQRFELVERKGIGHPDTICDAIMEDISLALCREYLAAFGRVLHFNVDKCLLAAGRTEPRLGGGKVTAPMRFIYGDRAAAECGGMRIDIEAIAEAGAKQWLRSHLRFVEPEKHVIFQNELKEGSPELADLFAREIIGANDTSVAVGYAPMTETERLVLLCERELNSPAFKQRFPEAGEDVKVMGYRRDRKLDLTVAVAFVDRFVPDAASYFARKQEITAALADRLSHEQRTLDRVTVTLNTLDDPTRGDAGMYLTVLGTSAEGGDCGQVGRGNKVNGIISLNRPIGTEAAAGKNPVSHVGKIYTLLTHRLAAEIHESVPGVREVYVWLGSQIGAPIDQPAIAFAQLILEPGVALADVQPAAASFIERGLANMKEFTAQLIRGEWPVC; this is encoded by the coding sequence ATGCCTAAGATCACCGTAGAAACCCTCAACCAGACGCCGGGTGAACAGCAGCGCTTCGAGCTGGTGGAGCGCAAAGGCATAGGTCATCCCGACACGATCTGTGATGCGATTATGGAGGACATTTCGCTGGCGCTGTGCCGTGAGTATCTCGCGGCGTTTGGTCGCGTGCTTCATTTCAATGTGGACAAGTGCCTGCTCGCCGCCGGACGCACCGAGCCGCGCCTCGGGGGCGGCAAAGTGACTGCCCCCATGCGCTTCATTTATGGAGACCGGGCTGCTGCGGAATGTGGCGGCATGCGGATCGACATCGAGGCCATCGCCGAGGCCGGTGCCAAACAGTGGTTGCGGAGCCATCTGCGTTTTGTGGAGCCGGAGAAGCATGTCATCTTCCAGAACGAGTTGAAGGAAGGTTCCCCGGAACTCGCCGATCTCTTCGCTCGCGAGATCATCGGTGCCAATGACACCTCAGTCGCGGTGGGTTATGCGCCGATGACCGAGACCGAACGGCTCGTGCTCTTGTGCGAGCGGGAGCTGAACTCGCCTGCGTTCAAGCAGCGTTTTCCCGAGGCTGGAGAGGACGTGAAGGTCATGGGCTACCGCCGTGACCGGAAACTCGATCTCACCGTGGCGGTGGCCTTCGTGGACCGCTTTGTGCCGGATGCTGCCTCCTACTTCGCACGCAAGCAGGAGATCACCGCCGCGCTGGCGGACCGGCTGTCGCACGAGCAGCGGACGCTGGACCGCGTGACCGTAACCCTGAACACACTCGATGATCCGACGCGTGGTGACGCAGGCATGTATCTCACCGTGCTGGGCACCTCGGCGGAAGGTGGCGACTGCGGCCAGGTAGGCCGGGGGAACAAGGTCAATGGCATCATCAGCCTGAACCGCCCGATCGGCACCGAGGCGGCGGCGGGGAAAAATCCCGTGAGCCATGTGGGGAAGATCTACACGCTGCTCACGCATCGGCTGGCGGCAGAAATCCATGAGAGCGTGCCGGGTGTGCGCGAGGTGTATGTGTGGCTGGGCAGTCAGATCGGCGCGCCCATTGACCAGCCCGCCATCGCGTTCGCCCAGTTGATCCTGGAGCCCGGAGTCGCGCTCGCCGATGTGCAACCGGCAGCCGCGTCCTTCATCGAGCGCGGTTTGGCGAACATGAAGGAGTTCACCGCACAACTGATTCGCGGCGAATGGCCGGTGTGCTGA
- a CDS encoding class I SAM-dependent methyltransferase, whose amino-acid sequence MTLKPEDYDAWYQTPRGRWIGAAEFALLKRMLRPEQDASLIDIGCGTGYFTRLLAKEVSGELVGIDPDEESLGFARAHAVRDERYENARGEALPFADGAFDFSVSVAALCFIPDERQAVREMLRVTKKRFAIGLLNRHSLLWRDKGRGGGKGAYQGAHWHTAAEVRALFAGLPVTNLQLRSAIVLSGGGIMARLVERLWPTRWLCGAFLCVSGEVIASA is encoded by the coding sequence ATGACTCTGAAACCAGAAGACTATGATGCGTGGTATCAGACGCCGCGCGGGCGGTGGATTGGCGCGGCGGAGTTTGCACTGCTGAAGCGGATGCTGAGGCCGGAGCAGGATGCGTCGCTGATCGACATAGGCTGCGGCACGGGCTACTTCACGCGCTTGCTGGCAAAGGAGGTGAGTGGAGAGCTGGTGGGGATTGATCCTGATGAAGAATCGCTTGGCTTTGCGCGTGCTCATGCGGTGCGTGATGAGCGTTATGAGAATGCTCGTGGTGAGGCGCTGCCGTTTGCAGACGGGGCGTTTGATTTCAGCGTGTCCGTGGCGGCGCTGTGCTTCATCCCAGATGAGCGGCAGGCGGTGCGTGAGATGCTGCGCGTGACGAAGAAACGCTTCGCCATCGGGCTGCTGAACCGGCACAGCCTGCTCTGGCGTGACAAGGGGCGCGGTGGTGGCAAGGGCGCGTATCAAGGAGCGCACTGGCACACGGCGGCAGAGGTGCGGGCACTGTTCGCTGGCTTGCCAGTGACGAATCTGCAACTTCGAAGTGCCATCGTCCTGTCAGGCGGCGGCATCATGGCGCGACTGGTGGAACGCCTGTGGCCGACCCGCTGGCTGTGCGGTGCATTTCTCTGCGTTTCGGGCGAAGTGATTGCCTCAGCGTAG
- a CDS encoding TIGR04283 family arsenosugar biosynthesis glycosyltransferase, giving the protein MPYDALIVFTRLPQPGKAKTRLIPMLGAEGAADLQRRMTLQTVGRAWAACAASGTRLIIAHEGGTGSEMCDWIGPLCFHEQTQGDLGARLTHAMMMAHAQGAQKIVIIGTDCPDLTEEHLSAAFAMLDESDVVLGPAHDGGYYLIGMREPQPSLFEAIPWSTAEVFAVTQQRASEAGLSLSSLPTLADVDEPADVAHAETALANGCSVTVIIPALNEAAALQTLLPAVQAGKPLQIIVTDGGSTDDTAAVAAQHGAEIIHAPRGRARQMNETAKHAHGEYLLFLHADTLPPVNFAEIIFRHLTPGVAAGAFRFALREKIVLQGMIEGFTRLRGKVFAMPYGDQGLFLRRRLFHAIGGFPDWPILEDVEMIKRLRHLGQFVITPEAAATSARRWQQSGVLRTWARHQLILAGHALGVSPQRLAKLR; this is encoded by the coding sequence ATGCCGTACGACGCGCTCATCGTTTTCACCCGGCTGCCACAGCCCGGCAAGGCCAAGACGAGGCTCATCCCCATGCTCGGAGCGGAAGGCGCGGCGGATTTGCAGCGGCGCATGACCTTGCAGACGGTGGGTCGCGCCTGGGCCGCCTGCGCCGCCAGCGGCACCCGCCTGATCATCGCGCATGAAGGCGGCACAGGGAGTGAGATGTGCGACTGGATCGGACCACTCTGTTTTCATGAGCAGACTCAGGGCGATCTCGGTGCCCGCTTGACTCATGCCATGATGATGGCTCATGCGCAGGGCGCTCAGAAGATCGTCATCATCGGCACCGATTGCCCCGATCTCACCGAGGAGCATCTGTCGGCCGCTTTTGCGATGCTCGATGAATCCGATGTTGTGCTTGGTCCCGCGCACGACGGTGGCTATTACCTCATCGGCATGAGGGAGCCGCAACCGAGCTTGTTTGAAGCCATTCCCTGGAGCACCGCAGAAGTCTTCGCGGTCACTCAGCAACGTGCCAGTGAAGCCGGGTTGAGCCTCAGTTCCCTGCCAACACTCGCGGATGTGGACGAGCCTGCGGATGTCGCCCATGCCGAAACTGCATTGGCAAACGGGTGCAGCGTGACCGTGATCATTCCTGCACTGAACGAAGCCGCCGCATTGCAAACGCTGCTGCCCGCCGTGCAGGCCGGGAAGCCGCTGCAAATCATCGTGACCGATGGTGGCAGCACCGACGACACCGCTGCTGTGGCCGCGCAACATGGCGCGGAGATCATCCACGCGCCGCGCGGACGTGCCCGGCAGATGAACGAGACCGCAAAGCACGCACACGGAGAATATCTGCTCTTTCTTCACGCCGACACACTTCCGCCAGTCAACTTTGCAGAAATCATTTTCCGCCACCTCACACCCGGCGTTGCCGCAGGGGCCTTCCGCTTTGCCTTGCGGGAAAAGATCGTGCTGCAAGGCATGATCGAGGGCTTCACCCGACTGCGTGGCAAGGTCTTTGCGATGCCGTATGGCGATCAGGGCCTGTTCCTGCGCCGCCGTCTGTTTCATGCCATCGGCGGCTTCCCCGACTGGCCCATCCTCGAAGACGTGGAGATGATCAAACGCCTGCGACACCTGGGGCAGTTCGTCATCACCCCCGAAGCTGCGGCCACCTCCGCCCGCCGCTGGCAGCAAAGCGGCGTCCTGCGCACTTGGGCACGTCATCAGCTCATCCTTGCCGGTCATGCGCTCGGCGTGTCACCGCAGCGGCTCGCGAAGCTACGCTGA
- a CDS encoding TVP38/TMEM64 family protein, producing the protein MKKTSKLTLRIMVVLAFVVAVVLFDLGAWLEVAIARVETLGPWGPVVFIVVYVIATVLMLPGSALGLAAGALFGVVYGTGIVSIASTLGAALAFLVGRFLARDAIAARMAGNPAFAALDRALTDDGWKIVALARLSPVFPYTLLNYAFGLTKVRFTHYVLVSWIAMLPGTVLYVYLGSLARVGGRGSEKTPAEWAMYAVGLLATVLVTVIITRMTRRAIREAGLARESAEHTPPTS; encoded by the coding sequence GTGAAGAAGACCTCCAAGCTGACCCTCCGCATCATGGTCGTGCTCGCCTTTGTGGTGGCAGTTGTGCTCTTCGATCTGGGCGCGTGGCTGGAGGTCGCCATCGCCCGCGTGGAGACCCTCGGACCGTGGGGACCGGTGGTATTCATCGTGGTCTATGTCATCGCCACGGTTTTGATGCTGCCCGGCTCTGCCCTTGGCCTGGCCGCCGGAGCGCTCTTCGGCGTGGTTTATGGCACAGGCATCGTTTCCATCGCCTCCACGTTGGGTGCGGCGCTGGCATTTCTCGTCGGACGCTTCCTGGCCCGCGACGCCATCGCCGCGCGCATGGCGGGGAATCCGGCCTTCGCCGCGCTGGACCGTGCGCTCACCGACGACGGCTGGAAGATCGTGGCGCTGGCGCGCCTCTCGCCAGTGTTTCCCTACACGCTGCTGAACTACGCCTTTGGTCTCACGAAGGTGCGCTTCACTCATTACGTCCTCGTATCATGGATCGCCATGCTGCCCGGCACGGTGCTTTACGTCTATCTCGGCTCTCTGGCCCGCGTGGGTGGCAGAGGCTCGGAAAAGACGCCAGCAGAATGGGCCATGTATGCCGTGGGGCTTCTGGCCACCGTGCTTGTCACTGTCATCATCACGCGCATGACGCGCCGGGCCATCCGCGAGGCTGGCCTGGCCCGTGAATCAGCGGAACACACACCGCCGACCTCCTGA
- a CDS encoding sterol desaturase family protein codes for MNLADLKPYLAFGLLALLLLWETVAPFLVFPEGRARLVHGLRNVLLGVGNGLFTAFAFAGIWWFTAETSAKHGIGLLHWLSWSAVTEGILAVLLLDLWTYAWHRLNHRLTFLWRFHRVHHSDPHMDVTTANRFHLGEIVLSSVLRIPLIFLLGIQLEQLAIYEMLMFAVVQFHHANISLGSRGDRVLSWFIVTPFMHKVHHSRYQPETDSNYASFLSVWDRLFRSFRRSDDPASLRLGLDEFSDARSQTLAGMLATPLASKPRPHDSP; via the coding sequence ATGAACCTCGCGGATCTGAAGCCATACCTTGCCTTCGGCCTGCTGGCGCTGCTGCTGCTGTGGGAGACGGTCGCGCCCTTTCTCGTCTTTCCAGAAGGACGGGCACGGCTGGTGCATGGCCTGCGCAATGTGCTGCTCGGCGTGGGCAATGGCTTGTTCACCGCGTTCGCGTTTGCCGGGATCTGGTGGTTCACGGCGGAGACCTCGGCAAAGCACGGCATCGGCCTGCTGCACTGGCTTTCGTGGTCTGCGGTGACGGAGGGCATCCTCGCCGTGCTCCTGCTCGATCTGTGGACCTACGCCTGGCACCGGCTGAATCATCGTCTGACGTTCCTGTGGCGTTTTCATCGCGTGCATCACTCCGATCCGCACATGGATGTCACCACGGCGAACCGCTTCCACCTTGGCGAGATCGTGCTCTCCTCCGTGCTGCGCATCCCGCTGATTTTCCTGCTCGGCATCCAGCTCGAACAGCTCGCGATTTACGAGATGCTGATGTTTGCCGTGGTGCAGTTTCATCACGCCAATATCAGCCTTGGCAGCCGGGGCGACCGCGTGCTGAGCTGGTTCATCGTCACGCCTTTCATGCACAAGGTGCATCACTCGCGCTATCAGCCGGAGACAGACTCCAATTACGCCTCATTCCTGTCCGTGTGGGATCGCCTGTTTCGCAGCTTCCGTCGCAGCGACGATCCCGCGAGCCTGCGCCTGGGTCTGGATGAGTTTAGCGATGCACGCAGTCAGACGCTCGCCGGGATGCTGGCAACGCCGCTGGCATCGAAGCCCCGCCCGCACGACAGCCCGTGA
- the arsS gene encoding arsenosugar biosynthesis radical SAM (seleno)protein ArsS (Some members of this family are selenoproteins.), with the protein MNRFIEQLQRHRVPFTRGAFQTLQINVGRKCNQTCTHCHVDAGPQRTEMMDEETARKVGAWIIEHRPAIVDITGGAPELSEHFRYFVKTARSIGAHVIDRNNLTIIETKSHAYLPEFLAQHEVEVVASLPCYLEENVDAQRGGGVFEKSLRALRKLNAVGYGTNLPLTLVYNPLGPKLPPDQVELEADYKHELKQRYGIVFTRLFTITNQPIARFAADLRAHGQWDAYLDLLANSFNPATVASLMCRTTINIGWRGEVFDCDFNQMLGMQLRNCKDLFLWEVTPQSLGDHPIRTGNHCLACTAGAGSSCGGALDASAS; encoded by the coding sequence ATGAACCGCTTCATCGAACAGCTCCAACGGCACCGCGTCCCGTTCACGCGCGGTGCTTTTCAGACGCTGCAAATCAACGTGGGCCGCAAGTGCAACCAGACCTGCACTCATTGCCATGTCGATGCGGGGCCGCAACGCACGGAGATGATGGATGAGGAAACGGCGCGCAAGGTCGGCGCATGGATCATCGAGCATCGGCCTGCCATCGTGGACATCACGGGTGGCGCGCCGGAGCTGAGCGAGCACTTCCGCTATTTCGTGAAAACAGCACGATCCATCGGTGCGCATGTGATTGACCGCAACAACCTCACGATCATCGAGACGAAATCCCACGCCTATCTGCCGGAGTTTCTCGCGCAGCACGAGGTCGAAGTGGTGGCATCATTGCCGTGCTACTTGGAGGAGAATGTGGACGCGCAGCGCGGTGGCGGCGTCTTTGAGAAAAGTCTCAGAGCCCTGCGCAAGCTCAACGCTGTCGGTTACGGCACCAACCTGCCGCTGACGCTGGTTTACAATCCCCTCGGCCCGAAACTGCCGCCGGATCAGGTGGAGCTGGAAGCGGACTACAAGCACGAGCTGAAGCAGCGTTACGGCATTGTCTTCACGCGGTTGTTCACGATCACGAACCAGCCCATCGCGCGTTTCGCCGCTGATCTGCGGGCGCACGGCCAGTGGGATGCCTATCTCGATCTCCTCGCGAACAGTTTTAATCCCGCCACGGTCGCGAGCCTGATGTGCCGCACCACGATCAACATCGGCTGGCGCGGCGAGGTCTTCGATTGCGACTTCAATCAGATGCTCGGCATGCAGCTCCGCAACTGCAAGGATCTCTTTCTGTGGGAGGTGACGCCCCAGAGCCTCGGCGACCATCCCATCCGCACGGGTAATCATTGCCTCGCCTGCACGGCGGGCGCGGGGAGCAGTTGCGGCGGGGCGCTGGATGCCTCAGCTTCCTGA
- a CDS encoding methyltransferase domain-containing protein produces the protein MSLPQTTASHTSAESATRDRYAAAAKASEAALCCPVNYDPQYLKIIPAEVIEKDYGCGDPSKHLHPGETVLDLGSGTGKICFIASQVVGPKGRVIGVDMTDDMLEVARRNAPIVAERVGYANVEFRKGRIQDLALDLEILDAELKKHPITDAASYLAADDLAADLRVKHPLVADESVDVVVSNCVLNLVDARMKRQLFDEIFRVLKKGGRAVISDIVSDEDVPEDMQRDPILWSGCISGAYTEEGFLKAFADAGFHGIELLKHDEMPWQTVEGIEFRSVTVQAWKGKQGPCFERNQAVIYKGPFLKVLDDDGHALERGKRYAVCDKTFQLYQQTPYRDHFAFIEPRVPIPLEQAQPFDCTSMRLRHPKETKGQDYNATTEAANCREGGEGTSCC, from the coding sequence ATGTCCCTGCCGCAAACGACTGCCAGCCACACTTCTGCCGAGTCCGCAACGCGTGACCGCTATGCCGCTGCCGCCAAGGCCTCTGAAGCAGCGCTGTGCTGCCCGGTGAACTACGATCCGCAGTATTTGAAGATCATTCCCGCCGAGGTGATCGAGAAGGACTACGGCTGCGGTGATCCGTCGAAGCATCTGCATCCGGGCGAAACGGTGCTCGATCTGGGCAGTGGCACGGGAAAGATCTGTTTCATCGCCTCGCAGGTCGTGGGACCGAAAGGGCGCGTCATCGGCGTGGACATGACAGACGACATGCTGGAGGTCGCCCGGCGCAACGCCCCCATCGTGGCTGAGCGTGTGGGCTACGCAAATGTCGAGTTTCGCAAAGGCCGCATCCAGGACTTGGCGCTGGATTTGGAGATTCTCGATGCCGAGTTGAAGAAGCATCCCATCACCGATGCTGCGTCCTACCTCGCAGCCGATGACCTCGCCGCTGATCTGCGCGTGAAGCATCCGCTGGTGGCCGATGAATCGGTGGATGTGGTCGTTTCCAACTGCGTGCTGAACCTCGTCGATGCCCGCATGAAGCGGCAGCTCTTTGATGAAATCTTCCGCGTGCTGAAAAAGGGCGGGCGGGCGGTCATCTCCGACATCGTGAGCGATGAGGACGTGCCGGAGGACATGCAGCGCGATCCCATCCTGTGGAGCGGCTGCATCAGCGGCGCTTACACCGAGGAAGGCTTCCTCAAGGCCTTTGCTGACGCCGGCTTCCATGGCATCGAGCTTCTGAAGCACGACGAAATGCCGTGGCAGACGGTGGAGGGCATTGAGTTTCGCAGCGTGACCGTGCAGGCCTGGAAGGGCAAGCAGGGGCCGTGCTTCGAGCGGAATCAGGCCGTGATTTACAAAGGCCCCTTCCTCAAGGTGCTCGACGACGACGGCCACGCGCTGGAGCGCGGCAAACGCTACGCCGTGTGCGACAAAACGTTCCAGCTCTACCAGCAAACGCCGTATCGCGACCACTTCGCTTTCATCGAGCCGCGTGTGCCTATTCCTCTGGAGCAGGCGCAGCCCTTCGATTGCACCAGCATGAGACTCCGGCATCCCAAGGAGACCAAAGGCCAGGACTACAACGCCACCACCGAGGCTGCGAACTGCCGCGAAGGCGGCGAAGGCACGAGCTGCTGCTGA
- a CDS encoding class I SAM-dependent methyltransferase, producing the protein MKMRDSGMPEEAYWETLLDVPLILDRLGVDGTLRDVVELGCGYGTFSLPVARRITGTLTTVDIEPDMVRRTAERAAEEDISNLRCELRDVMKDGFGLPDASQDAALLFNILHCEQPVALLSEAARVVRPGGSVLIIHWRHDLATPRGPSLDIRPRPEQIIGWAGQTGRLVCESKVIDLPPWHYGMRLMRQLSAC; encoded by the coding sequence ATGAAAATGCGCGACAGCGGAATGCCCGAGGAGGCCTATTGGGAAACCTTGCTCGATGTGCCGCTCATCCTCGACCGTCTTGGCGTGGACGGCACGCTGCGCGATGTGGTGGAACTGGGCTGCGGTTACGGCACTTTTTCACTGCCCGTGGCCCGGCGCATCACCGGCACACTGACCACGGTGGACATCGAGCCTGACATGGTGCGCCGCACGGCTGAACGCGCCGCCGAGGAAGACATCTCGAATCTCCGCTGTGAACTGCGCGATGTGATGAAGGACGGCTTTGGCCTGCCCGATGCCTCGCAGGATGCCGCGCTGCTTTTCAACATCCTGCACTGCGAGCAGCCCGTGGCGCTGCTGAGCGAGGCGGCGCGTGTCGTGCGTCCCGGTGGCAGCGTGCTCATCATTCACTGGCGGCATGATCTCGCCACGCCGCGCGGGCCGTCCCTCGACATCCGTCCGCGTCCCGAACAAATCATCGGTTGGGCCGGGCAGACAGGCCGCCTGGTTTGCGAAAGCAAAGTGATCGACCTGCCCCCGTGGCACTATGGCATGAGGCTCATGCGGCAGCTCAGTGCTTGCTGA
- a CDS encoding PadR family transcriptional regulator — MDPKLINREILLSFWKVHVLHHAAEGEVIGQWMLKELAHHGYDVSPGTLYPLLKRMETNGWLTSTVDPARGPKAPRAYKITKDGRAVLKIVQKQLRELGVEVSKH; from the coding sequence GTGGACCCCAAGCTCATCAACCGCGAAATCCTGCTCTCCTTCTGGAAGGTGCATGTGCTGCATCATGCCGCCGAGGGCGAGGTGATCGGCCAGTGGATGCTCAAGGAGCTGGCGCACCACGGCTACGATGTCAGCCCCGGCACGCTCTACCCGCTGCTCAAGCGCATGGAGACCAACGGCTGGCTCACCTCCACCGTCGATCCGGCGCGTGGCCCCAAGGCTCCTCGCGCCTACAAAATCACCAAAGACGGCCGTGCGGTGCTGAAAATCGTGCAGAAGCAGCTTCGGGAGCTTGGCGTGGAAGTCAGCAAGCACTGA
- a CDS encoding PSD1 and planctomycete cytochrome C domain-containing protein — MRCLTMLCLTTGIAGAAAPTDAEKTAFFEKTIRPLLINRCYECHSVESGKSKGGLRLDSRDAVLKGGDNGPALIAGNPEKSRIIESVRYHNQDLQMPPKGAMPAAEVKALEEWVKMGAPDPREAVADAKHAAPRVIDIAAGSKHWAFRPIAKPKVPSVKAENPIDAFIIEKLTEKSLTLAAPADKRTLIRRATFDLTGLPPTPDEVEAFLADKSPDAFAKVVDRLLRSPHYGEKWGRHWLDVARYSDSNGLDENIALGTAWRYRDYVVKSINADKPFDQFLTEQLAGDLLESKDIPARHERITATAFLNLGAKVLAEPDKDKLAMDVVDEQIDVMGRAFMGLTLGCVRCHDHKFDPIPQDDYYALAAIFKSTQSFSVDRIGALSTAYESPMGSLDDFAAVKSSERILKQQKEAVTKAEAAATKALRDEVRGKAADYLMAASELPVAPTLSQVKPVADKHGLRAHVLLNCRVYLAANESNAFFTPWQDAVKATGSAQSLRPYFVAIFNAAAQIKVGPKDKADDSLLHQARAELDKTAGFLALPPEPIILYPKEIADKVRALQDTMMTTESNLPDLPTTLAVSESPKILKELPIHIRGNHLALGKPIPRGFVQVVQASQKSKPQFPSDHSGRLELARWLASPEHPLTSRVIANRIWTWHFNQGIVATTDNFGLLGLKPTQPELLDWLARWFTTNGWSFKDMHRLIMSSRTYQQSSTVPAQAALADPENRLLNHFPVRRLEAEEVRDALLHVAGSIDTTIGGKTIPRRNREFVFNHTSKDFTTYGSTRRALYLPIIRNNLYDLFQQFDYPDPSTSTGLRNSTVVSPQALLLMNSDLANDAAQTFVKRLFATSPDKEQRLRAAYRIAFAREATDDDLRRAENYLTASNAALNSSQQDSDKREQQTWAQLCQALMMSNEFIYLR; from the coding sequence ATGCGCTGCTTGACCATGCTTTGCCTCACCACCGGCATTGCAGGCGCCGCCGCGCCGACGGATGCCGAGAAGACCGCCTTCTTCGAGAAAACCATCCGCCCCCTCCTCATCAACCGCTGCTACGAGTGCCACTCCGTCGAGTCCGGCAAAAGCAAAGGCGGCCTGCGACTCGATTCACGCGACGCCGTGCTCAAAGGCGGCGACAACGGCCCCGCGCTCATCGCGGGCAACCCTGAAAAAAGCCGCATCATCGAATCTGTCCGCTATCACAATCAGGATCTCCAAATGCCTCCCAAGGGCGCCATGCCCGCCGCAGAAGTGAAGGCGCTCGAAGAATGGGTCAAAATGGGCGCTCCTGATCCGCGCGAAGCCGTCGCGGATGCCAAGCATGCGGCCCCGCGCGTGATCGACATCGCCGCAGGCAGCAAGCACTGGGCCTTCCGCCCGATTGCGAAACCTAAAGTACCCAGCGTGAAGGCGGAGAATCCGATTGATGCCTTCATCATTGAAAAACTCACCGAGAAAAGTCTCACGCTCGCCGCACCTGCGGACAAACGCACGCTCATCCGCCGTGCCACGTTCGATCTGACCGGCCTGCCGCCCACACCAGACGAAGTGGAGGCCTTCCTGGCCGACAAGTCGCCGGATGCCTTCGCGAAGGTCGTGGACCGCCTGCTGCGCTCACCGCATTACGGTGAGAAATGGGGCCGCCACTGGCTGGATGTCGCGCGTTACTCGGACTCGAATGGTCTCGATGAAAACATCGCCCTCGGCACCGCATGGCGTTATCGCGACTACGTGGTGAAGTCGATCAATGCGGACAAACCCTTCGACCAGTTCCTCACCGAGCAGCTTGCTGGCGACCTCCTCGAATCGAAAGACATCCCGGCGCGCCATGAGCGCATCACCGCCACGGCCTTTCTCAACCTCGGCGCGAAAGTGCTCGCCGAGCCGGACAAGGACAAGCTCGCCATGGATGTCGTCGATGAGCAGATCGACGTCATGGGCCGCGCCTTCATGGGCCTCACGCTTGGCTGCGTGCGCTGCCATGATCACAAATTCGATCCCATCCCGCAGGACGACTATTACGCGCTCGCCGCCATCTTCAAAAGCACGCAGAGCTTCAGCGTGGATCGCATCGGTGCCTTGAGCACCGCGTACGAATCGCCCATGGGATCGCTCGATGACTTCGCGGCGGTGAAATCGTCCGAACGCATCCTCAAACAGCAAAAGGAAGCCGTCACCAAGGCCGAAGCGGCGGCAACCAAGGCGCTGCGTGATGAAGTGCGCGGCAAGGCCGCAGATTACCTCATGGCCGCATCTGAACTGCCCGTGGCTCCCACCTTGAGCCAGGTGAAACCTGTGGCGGACAAACATGGCCTGCGTGCGCATGTGCTGCTGAACTGCCGCGTCTATCTCGCCGCCAATGAATCGAATGCTTTCTTCACACCGTGGCAGGACGCGGTCAAAGCCACAGGCAGTGCCCAAAGTCTCCGTCCTTACTTCGTCGCCATCTTCAATGCTGCCGCACAGATCAAAGTTGGCCCCAAGGACAAGGCGGATGACTCCCTGCTCCATCAGGCTCGTGCCGAACTGGACAAAACCGCCGGTTTTCTCGCCCTGCCGCCTGAACCGATCATTCTTTATCCCAAAGAGATCGCCGACAAGGTGCGCGCCTTGCAAGACACCATGATGACCACGGAGAGCAATCTCCCTGACCTGCCCACAACGCTGGCGGTGTCCGAGTCGCCCAAGATTCTCAAAGAACTGCCCATCCACATCCGTGGCAATCATCTCGCGCTCGGAAAGCCGATCCCACGCGGCTTCGTCCAGGTCGTTCAAGCCTCGCAAAAATCGAAACCGCAGTTCCCCAGCGATCACAGCGGACGCCTCGAACTCGCCCGCTGGCTCGCCAGCCCGGAACACCCGCTCACCTCGCGTGTCATCGCCAACCGCATCTGGACCTGGCATTTCAATCAAGGCATCGTCGCCACGACGGACAACTTCGGTCTCCTTGGCCTGAAGCCCACGCAGCCCGAACTGCTCGACTGGCTGGCACGCTGGTTCACCACCAACGGCTGGAGCTTCAAGGACATGCATCGCCTCATCATGAGTTCGCGCACCTATCAGCAGAGTTCGACCGTCCCGGCACAAGCCGCACTCGCCGATCCTGAAAATCGCCTCCTCAATCACTTCCCCGTGCGCCGTCTCGAAGCCGAGGAAGTCCGCGATGCACTGCTGCATGTCGCGGGCAGCATCGACACCACCATCGGTGGCAAAACCATCCCGCGGCGCAATCGCGAGTTCGTCTTCAACCACACCTCCAAAGATTTCACCACCTACGGCAGCACCCGCCGCGCGCTCTACCTGCCCATCATCCGCAACAACCTCTACGATCTGTTTCAGCAGTTCGATTACCCCGATCCCTCGACCTCCACCGGCCTGCGCAACAGCACCGTCGTCTCACCCCAGGCGCTGCTGCTCATGAACAGCGATCTCGCCAATGACGCCGCGCAAACTTTCGTGAAACGCCTGTTTGCAACGTCCCCCGACAAAGAACAGCGCCTCCGCGCCGCCTACCGCATCGCCTTTGCCCGCGAAGCCACCGACGACGACCTGCGTCGTGCCGAGAACTATCTCACCGCCAGCAATGCCGCCCTCAATTCCAGCCAGCAGGACTCCGACAAGCGCGAGCAGCAAACCTGGGCGCAGCTCTGCCAGGCGCTGATGATGAGCAACGAGTTCATCTACCTCCGCTGA